One Gemmatimonadota bacterium genomic window carries:
- a CDS encoding DUF4173 domain-containing protein, whose protein sequence is MSEESVNPSPGPSAAAGGPIMRWALAAAVAGFGNWVLYDARPGINWTLWTGAAVAGLLACSRPHGQPPRSILILGGASVVIAGATAVTASPDLWRLIGLAIVFLLAIQMLLTANPSPRSITARFAATAPLVAIGIAAVQAMRQGVDATHVIRSTRARARVRGLAITLPVLVGFALLLAAADPVFAAWRDAVGDLVSREFGPRVVFFGVLLVIVLGAYGYASIESGRSPAMEDKAPEKWLGSTERLMLLAGVAGLLWLFLAVQLGYLFGTLPETPASGVTFAEYARRGFGELSVVASASALLIVASERYGNDEGRERLLRLVTFAVIAAVMLLLGSAFRRVWLYEAAYGFTTARLYAQAYMSAVAGGLVILALEVAGDFDAGRLFRRATAVAMILFIALIYWNHEAWIANRNIDRYTDTGKLDVAYLTRGLSSDAIPAIVARLPSLPEPMQSEIRRDVGEEFAKRTEGRPHRWFEWNWATGRARQALGANGVSP, encoded by the coding sequence ATGAGCGAGGAATCGGTGAATCCAAGCCCGGGACCGAGTGCCGCGGCCGGCGGGCCCATCATGCGTTGGGCCCTGGCCGCAGCGGTGGCCGGCTTCGGAAACTGGGTGTTGTACGATGCCCGCCCCGGAATCAACTGGACCCTGTGGACCGGCGCCGCCGTGGCCGGCCTCTTGGCGTGCTCCCGCCCGCACGGCCAGCCGCCGCGGTCCATCCTGATTCTGGGCGGCGCTTCGGTCGTGATTGCCGGAGCGACGGCGGTGACCGCCAGTCCGGACCTCTGGAGGCTGATCGGCCTGGCCATCGTCTTCCTCTTGGCGATCCAGATGTTGCTGACCGCCAACCCTTCTCCCCGATCGATCACCGCCCGGTTCGCGGCGACCGCGCCGCTGGTGGCCATCGGGATCGCGGCGGTGCAGGCAATGCGCCAGGGCGTCGACGCAACCCACGTCATCCGGTCGACCCGGGCGCGGGCGCGGGTCCGGGGCCTCGCCATCACCCTGCCGGTCTTGGTCGGCTTTGCGTTGCTGCTCGCGGCGGCGGATCCGGTCTTCGCCGCATGGCGGGACGCGGTCGGAGACCTGGTGAGCCGGGAATTCGGGCCGCGCGTGGTGTTTTTCGGAGTCCTCCTCGTGATCGTGCTCGGTGCCTATGGATACGCGTCGATCGAGTCGGGACGCTCCCCCGCGATGGAGGACAAGGCCCCCGAGAAGTGGCTGGGATCGACCGAGCGATTGATGCTGCTCGCCGGCGTCGCCGGACTGCTCTGGCTGTTCCTGGCGGTGCAGTTGGGCTACCTCTTCGGCACTCTCCCGGAAACACCGGCCTCCGGGGTGACCTTTGCGGAGTATGCCCGACGAGGCTTCGGCGAGTTGTCCGTCGTCGCCTCCGCGAGTGCGCTGCTGATCGTTGCCTCGGAGCGTTATGGCAATGATGAGGGGCGTGAGCGCCTCCTCCGCCTTGTGACCTTCGCGGTCATCGCGGCGGTGATGTTGCTGCTCGGCTCGGCCTTCCGACGAGTGTGGCTGTACGAGGCGGCGTACGGATTCACGACGGCAAGGCTGTATGCCCAGGCCTACATGAGCGCGGTCGCCGGGGGCCTGGTGATACTGGCACTCGAGGTCGCCGGGGACTTCGATGCCGGCCGGCTTTTCCGCCGCGCCACGGCGGTGGCCATGATCCTCTTCATCGCGCTCATCTACTGGAACCACGAGGCTTGGATCGCCAACCGGAACATCGACCGATACACGGACACGGGCAAACTCGACGTTGCCTATCTCACGCGGGGCCTGTCGTCCGACGCGATCCCAGCGATTGTGGCGCGGCTCCCTTCGCTTCCTGAGCCGATGCAGTCCGAGATCCGCCGGGACGTGGGCGAGGAGTTTGCCAAACGGACGGAAGGCCGTCCGCACCGCTGGTTCGAGTGGAATTGGGCCACTGGCCGGGCCCGCCAGGCGCTAGGCGCGAACGGCGTGTCGCCCTAG
- a CDS encoding acyl-CoA dehydrogenase, with product MTAFELSPRAADLRGRLIAFMDQHVYPNEAIFHAEVAARRWHPTAVVEDLKTKARAAGLWNLFLPHSKHGAGLTNLEYASLCEVMGRSPIGSEPFNCSAPDTGNMEVLERYGTEEHQRRWLDPLLNGEVRSAFAMTEPEVASSDATNIRASIAKDGDSYLINGRKWWTSGAGDPRCKILVVMGRSNPDAATHFQQSMILVPTDAPGVTIERMLTVFGYDDAPHGHGEVSFTNVRVPVSNLLLGEGRGFEIAQGRLGPGRIHHCMRLIGVAERALELMCRRVHQRTAFGKRIADQGTIRRDIADSRIEIDQARLLTLQAAHMMDTVGNKAARAEIAMIKVVAPNVALQVLDRAIQAHGGMGVSQDTFLAYAWAQSRTLRLADGPDEVHRESVAKLELRKWTPKS from the coding sequence ATGACCGCCTTCGAACTCTCGCCCCGGGCCGCTGACCTTCGCGGCCGGCTGATCGCCTTCATGGATCAGCATGTCTATCCCAACGAAGCCATCTTTCACGCCGAGGTCGCCGCCCGGCGGTGGCACCCCACGGCGGTGGTCGAGGATCTCAAGACCAAAGCCCGCGCCGCCGGCCTTTGGAACCTGTTTCTCCCTCATTCCAAACACGGCGCCGGCCTCACCAACCTCGAATACGCCTCGCTCTGTGAGGTCATGGGTCGCTCGCCGATCGGGTCGGAGCCGTTCAACTGCTCCGCCCCCGACACCGGCAACATGGAAGTCCTCGAACGCTACGGAACCGAAGAGCACCAGCGCCGCTGGCTCGACCCGCTGCTGAATGGCGAGGTCCGCAGCGCCTTCGCCATGACCGAGCCCGAGGTGGCCAGTTCCGACGCCACCAACATCCGGGCGTCCATCGCCAAGGACGGCGACAGTTACCTCATCAACGGACGGAAGTGGTGGACCTCCGGTGCCGGCGATCCCCGCTGCAAGATTTTGGTCGTCATGGGCCGGTCCAACCCCGACGCCGCCACCCATTTCCAGCAGTCGATGATCTTGGTGCCGACCGACGCCCCCGGCGTCACGATCGAACGAATGCTGACGGTGTTCGGCTACGACGACGCCCCCCACGGACACGGCGAGGTGTCGTTTACCAATGTCCGGGTCCCGGTCTCGAATCTCCTGCTGGGCGAAGGCCGCGGGTTCGAAATTGCCCAAGGGCGGCTCGGTCCCGGGCGGATTCACCACTGCATGCGGCTGATCGGGGTGGCGGAGCGGGCCCTCGAATTGATGTGCCGCCGGGTCCATCAGCGGACCGCCTTCGGCAAACGGATTGCCGATCAGGGCACCATCCGCCGCGACATCGCCGATTCCCGGATCGAGATCGATCAGGCCCGCCTCTTGACGCTCCAGGCGGCCCACATGATGGACACCGTCGGCAACAAGGCGGCCCGCGCCGAAATCGCGATGATCAAGGTGGTGGCGCCTAACGTTGCTTTGCAGGTGCTCGACCGGGCCATCCAGGCGCACGGCGGCATGGGGGTCAGCCAGGACACCTTCCTGGCCTATGCCTGGGCCCAGTCCCGGACCCTTCGGTTGGCCGATGGCCCCGATGAGGTGCACCGCGAGTCGGTGGCCAAGCTCGAACTCCGGAAGTGGACCCCGAAGTCATGA
- a CDS encoding SDR family NAD(P)-dependent oxidoreductase, whose amino-acid sequence MKLDGRVAVVTGGASGIGRALCHRFAAEGARVVVTDVDLPGAEAVAAAINGVAFRTDVSQERDLIALVAQVEQRVGPIDVFVSNAGIAIGGGPETPDAEWRRIMDINVMAHVWVARVLVPDMIRRGQGYLVNVASAAGLLTQLGSAPYAVTKHAAVAFAEWLAVTYGALGVRVSCVCPLGVKTPMLTFSDERITALLSPEAIEPEAVAEAVVRGMEVETFLILPHPQVREYIARKAADRDRWIKGMQRLHQRLEEQA is encoded by the coding sequence ATGAAACTCGACGGCCGGGTGGCGGTGGTCACCGGGGGCGCCAGCGGCATCGGCCGGGCCCTCTGTCATCGGTTTGCCGCCGAGGGGGCCCGGGTGGTCGTGACCGATGTAGACCTGCCGGGTGCCGAAGCGGTGGCGGCGGCCATCAATGGCGTGGCATTCCGGACCGATGTGAGCCAGGAACGGGATCTGATTGCGCTGGTGGCTCAGGTCGAGCAACGGGTCGGCCCGATCGACGTGTTCGTCTCCAATGCGGGCATCGCCATCGGCGGCGGCCCCGAGACGCCCGACGCCGAATGGCGCCGGATCATGGACATCAATGTGATGGCGCACGTCTGGGTCGCCCGGGTGCTGGTGCCCGACATGATCCGCCGCGGCCAAGGCTACCTCGTCAACGTGGCCTCGGCGGCCGGTCTGTTGACCCAGCTCGGCTCCGCTCCGTACGCGGTGACCAAGCACGCCGCCGTGGCTTTTGCCGAATGGCTGGCGGTAACCTACGGCGCCCTGGGGGTACGGGTGTCCTGTGTCTGCCCGTTAGGCGTCAAGACCCCGATGCTCACCTTCAGTGACGAGCGGATCACGGCGCTCTTGTCGCCCGAGGCCATCGAGCCCGAGGCGGTGGCCGAGGCGGTGGTCAGGGGCATGGAGGTGGAGACATTTCTGATCCTGCCGCATCCCCAGGTCCGCGAATACATCGCCCGGAAGGCGGCCGACCGGGACCGCTGGATCAAGGGCATGCAGCGCCTGCACCAACGACTCGAGGAGCAGGCGTGA
- a CDS encoding phosphotransferase family protein — MPNAADSIRPGEELDQSALAAYLKTQQPGLRSDPVIRQFRHGHSNLTYLVSVDRFDYVLRRPPFGNQVKSAHDMGREFKILSALAPVFGPAPRPLFYCEDLGVLGVPFYLMERRHGVVLRQVFPSELMTDQALVGRLCQAMADTLAALHRLDYRAIGLADFGKPDGYVARQVKGWTERYAKAETEAVPDLDAVGRWLAENMPADRAAAVIHNDFKFDNVMLAAGDLGRVEAVLDWEMATIGDPLMDLGTALAYLLEPGDPAPFRAAAMGPLAPGMWTRQRFADRYAEQAGATVGNLRFYYVFGVFKLAVILQQIYARYVRGFTSDERFASFNQRVAVLARQAAQAL; from the coding sequence TTGCCCAATGCCGCCGATTCGATCCGGCCGGGCGAAGAGCTGGACCAGAGTGCGCTCGCGGCCTATTTGAAAACCCAGCAACCAGGACTCCGGAGCGACCCGGTCATTCGCCAATTCCGCCACGGCCATTCCAACCTGACCTACCTCGTCAGTGTCGACAGGTTCGACTATGTGCTCCGGCGCCCGCCGTTCGGCAACCAGGTCAAATCGGCCCACGACATGGGCCGCGAATTCAAAATCCTGAGCGCCTTGGCGCCGGTGTTCGGGCCGGCGCCCCGGCCGCTGTTCTACTGCGAGGATCTCGGGGTGCTCGGGGTGCCCTTCTATCTGATGGAACGGCGTCATGGCGTCGTGCTCCGTCAGGTGTTTCCGTCCGAACTCATGACCGATCAGGCTCTGGTGGGCCGGCTCTGCCAAGCCATGGCGGATACCCTCGCGGCCCTCCACCGCCTCGACTATCGGGCCATTGGCTTGGCCGACTTCGGCAAACCTGACGGGTACGTGGCCCGCCAGGTCAAAGGGTGGACTGAGCGATATGCCAAAGCGGAGACCGAGGCGGTGCCCGACCTCGACGCCGTCGGGCGGTGGCTGGCGGAGAACATGCCGGCGGATCGCGCCGCCGCGGTCATTCACAACGACTTCAAGTTCGACAACGTGATGCTGGCCGCCGGCGACCTGGGCCGGGTGGAAGCGGTGCTCGATTGGGAAATGGCCACGATCGGCGATCCGTTGATGGATCTGGGCACCGCGCTCGCCTACTTGCTCGAGCCGGGCGATCCGGCGCCGTTTCGGGCCGCCGCCATGGGGCCTCTCGCGCCCGGGATGTGGACGCGGCAGCGGTTCGCGGACCGGTACGCCGAGCAGGCCGGAGCCACGGTGGGAAATCTCCGCTTCTACTACGTCTTCGGCGTGTTCAAACTGGCGGTCATCCTCCAGCAGATCTATGCCCGCTACGTCCGCGGATTCACCAGCGACGAGCGGTTTGCGTCGTTCAACCAGCGGGTGGCGGTCCTGGCCCGGCAAGCGGCGCAGGCGCTATGA
- a CDS encoding alpha-hydroxy-acid oxidizing protein — MTGDGTANRRQFLRFLAASPLLPSGLSTDSLSRIFFGRDPERALDSVFQEPALITAPEQALNVMDFEPVARNAIPPAHWAYLATGVDSDGTVRANREGFSRFALRPRRLRDVSVIDTTTRVLGASWETPIFLSPTSSGKAFHPDGEMAVARAALAKGYHLVLSTVATSSIEEVTEARGAPVWFQLYPTNDWDVARAMVQRAERAGSPALVVTVDLKEGSNRETEVRGARADTRQCTACHDSDRYANRMRRKPMFSGLDLSRVTALHPPVLTWESIKRIRDMSRMKVILKGILTKEDAALAVRHGIDAIVVSNHGGRAEDANRSTVEALPEVLEGAAGRMPVMIDGGFRRGTDVFKALALGARGVGIGRPYLWGLGAFGQPGVEMVLELLRRELKTIMRQSGTRSIAEIDRGFVIRRS, encoded by the coding sequence ATGACCGGGGACGGGACCGCCAACCGCCGCCAATTCTTGCGATTCCTCGCCGCGAGTCCGCTTTTGCCTTCGGGGCTTTCGACGGACAGTCTAAGCCGGATCTTTTTCGGCCGCGATCCGGAGCGCGCCCTCGACTCGGTGTTTCAGGAGCCCGCGCTGATCACGGCGCCCGAGCAGGCGCTCAACGTGATGGACTTCGAGCCGGTGGCCCGGAATGCCATCCCACCGGCGCACTGGGCGTACCTCGCCACGGGGGTCGATTCCGATGGCACCGTCCGCGCCAATCGCGAAGGCTTCAGCCGGTTTGCCTTGCGCCCCCGCCGGCTCCGGGACGTCAGTGTGATCGACACCACCACCCGGGTGCTCGGCGCGTCGTGGGAAACCCCGATCTTCCTTTCTCCAACGAGCAGCGGCAAGGCGTTTCATCCCGACGGCGAAATGGCCGTGGCGCGCGCGGCTTTGGCCAAGGGCTACCATCTGGTGCTCTCCACGGTGGCCACCAGTTCCATCGAAGAGGTCACCGAAGCCCGCGGGGCGCCGGTCTGGTTTCAGCTCTACCCAACCAATGACTGGGACGTGGCCCGGGCCATGGTCCAACGCGCCGAGCGGGCGGGGTCGCCGGCCCTGGTGGTGACGGTGGATCTCAAAGAGGGCAGCAACCGGGAGACGGAGGTCCGGGGCGCCCGGGCCGATACCCGGCAGTGCACCGCCTGCCACGATAGCGACCGCTACGCCAACCGGATGCGCCGGAAGCCGATGTTCTCTGGGCTCGACTTGAGCCGGGTCACGGCGCTCCACCCCCCGGTGCTGACGTGGGAATCCATCAAACGAATCCGGGACATGAGCCGGATGAAAGTGATCCTCAAGGGGATCCTGACCAAGGAAGACGCGGCCCTGGCCGTCCGCCACGGGATCGACGCCATCGTCGTGTCGAATCACGGTGGCCGAGCTGAAGACGCCAACCGATCGACCGTCGAAGCGTTGCCGGAAGTCCTCGAAGGGGCTGCCGGCCGAATGCCGGTCATGATCGACGGCGGGTTTCGCCGCGGCACCGACGTGTTCAAGGCCCTGGCCCTCGGTGCCCGCGGTGTCGGGATCGGCCGGCCGTATCTCTGGGGCTTGGGCGCCTTTGGTCAGCCGGGCGTCGAAATGGTGCTCGAGCTCCTTCGCCGGGAACTCAAGACCATCATGCGCCAAAGCGGGACCCGATCGATTGCGGAGATCGATCGGGGTTTCGTAATTCGCCGGTCGTGA
- a CDS encoding winged helix-turn-helix domain-containing protein codes for MISLDRLRRYAVARSLFPPTTLGRAITKLGFVQADPIRAPARAQDLTLRHRVTGYTVGDLERRYAKLDIEEDFFVNYGFLPRALQALMHPRVAPAAWRVSTKKRSRELVGFVREHGPVHPREVDEHFGHGRVTNYWGGSSTATSHLLNNLHYQGLLRVVRRESGIRIYAAHTHPVRPTDAESRRQAMDELVDVVVNQYAPLPAASLSGLVSRLRFGAPQLGPERKGALDRAKARLARARIDGIDWYWPADESVPWKPDARFDEARLLAPFDPVVWDRRRFELFWGWAYRFEAYTPAPKRKLGYYALPLLWRDAVIGWGNLSVREGCLDVDIGLVAGRIVEPDLRTAIRAELERMTRFLGAPGVGRLPAWL; via the coding sequence GTGATATCTCTCGATCGCCTGCGGCGTTACGCCGTGGCTCGTTCGCTGTTTCCGCCCACCACGCTCGGCCGCGCCATTACCAAACTCGGTTTCGTGCAAGCCGATCCGATCCGGGCGCCGGCCCGGGCCCAGGACCTGACGCTCCGCCACCGAGTTACTGGCTACACGGTCGGCGATCTCGAGCGACGCTACGCCAAACTCGACATCGAAGAGGATTTCTTCGTCAACTACGGGTTCCTGCCTCGCGCCTTGCAGGCGTTGATGCACCCGCGGGTGGCTCCGGCGGCCTGGCGGGTCAGCACCAAGAAACGCAGTCGGGAGCTGGTGGGCTTTGTCCGGGAACACGGACCGGTTCATCCCCGCGAAGTCGATGAGCACTTCGGGCACGGCCGGGTCACCAACTATTGGGGCGGCTCCTCGACCGCGACGTCGCACCTCCTCAACAACTTGCACTACCAAGGGTTGCTCCGGGTGGTGCGGCGGGAGAGCGGGATCCGGATCTATGCCGCCCATACCCATCCGGTCCGGCCGACCGACGCCGAGTCTCGCCGGCAGGCGATGGACGAGTTGGTGGATGTCGTCGTCAACCAGTACGCTCCGCTGCCGGCGGCCAGTCTGAGTGGGCTGGTGAGCCGGCTTCGGTTTGGCGCCCCGCAACTCGGACCCGAACGGAAGGGCGCGCTCGACCGGGCCAAGGCCAGACTGGCCCGGGCCAGGATCGATGGTATCGATTGGTATTGGCCCGCGGATGAATCAGTACCGTGGAAACCCGATGCGCGGTTCGACGAGGCCCGGTTGTTGGCCCCGTTCGATCCCGTCGTGTGGGACCGTCGGCGGTTCGAACTGTTCTGGGGCTGGGCCTACCGGTTCGAGGCCTATACGCCGGCACCCAAGCGAAAACTCGGGTACTACGCGTTGCCGCTCTTGTGGCGGGACGCTGTCATCGGGTGGGGAAACCTTTCGGTGCGCGAAGGCTGCCTCGATGTCGACATCGGCTTGGTGGCCGGGCGAATCGTCGAGCCGGATCTCCGAACCGCGATTCGAGCGGAACTCGAACGAATGACCCGATTCCTGGGGGCGCCTGGAGTCGGGCGGCTGCCCGCGTGGCTCTGA
- a CDS encoding aldo/keto reductase produces the protein MQSRREWVGLTAGVAAALAVDLRVLLAQGKKLITRPIPSSGEAIPVVGLGSSATFSQVARSEDVSAIREVMKTMVDLGGTVFDTAPSYGASEEVAGGIVQELGVANKVFWATKVNVASRGGSADRAAALAQIETSFARIKKPKIDLIQVHNLGDMPTQLGVLKELKQQGRVRYLGVTTTSDGQYAELESIMRNEPLDFIEIDYSIANRNVEDVILPLALQRKIGVLVALPFGRASLFSRVAGKPLPEWAKDIDVDSWAQYFLKFVIGHPAITAAIPSTSKPTNMRDNMGAAMGRLPDESVRKRMAEYFESVAGPAPARRG, from the coding sequence ATGCAAAGTCGCCGTGAGTGGGTTGGTCTGACTGCTGGAGTTGCCGCCGCCCTCGCCGTGGACCTCCGGGTGTTGCTGGCCCAAGGGAAAAAGCTGATCACCCGCCCGATTCCGTCCTCCGGCGAGGCCATTCCCGTGGTCGGTCTCGGAAGCTCGGCCACGTTTTCCCAAGTGGCCCGGAGCGAGGACGTTTCGGCGATTCGGGAGGTGATGAAGACGATGGTCGATCTCGGCGGCACGGTGTTCGACACCGCCCCGAGTTACGGCGCCTCCGAGGAGGTCGCCGGGGGCATCGTCCAGGAACTCGGTGTCGCCAACAAAGTGTTCTGGGCCACCAAGGTCAACGTGGCAAGCCGCGGCGGATCGGCCGACCGGGCGGCGGCCCTGGCGCAAATCGAAACCTCGTTTGCCAGGATCAAGAAACCCAAAATCGACCTCATCCAAGTTCACAACCTCGGCGACATGCCCACCCAACTCGGGGTCTTGAAGGAATTGAAGCAGCAGGGACGGGTCCGATATTTGGGCGTGACCACGACGAGCGACGGCCAGTACGCCGAACTCGAGTCGATCATGAGGAACGAACCGCTCGACTTCATCGAGATCGACTATTCAATCGCCAATCGAAACGTCGAGGACGTGATCTTGCCGTTGGCGCTGCAACGGAAGATTGGAGTCCTCGTCGCGCTGCCGTTCGGGCGGGCGTCGCTGTTTTCCCGGGTGGCCGGGAAGCCGTTGCCGGAGTGGGCCAAGGACATCGACGTCGACAGTTGGGCTCAATATTTCCTCAAGTTCGTCATCGGTCACCCGGCCATCACCGCGGCGATCCCGAGTACCAGCAAGCCGACCAACATGCGCGACAACATGGGTGCCGCGATGGGGCGATTGCCCGACGAGTCGGTTCGGAAACGGATGGCTGAGTATTTTGAATCGGTGGCGGGCCCGGCGCCGGCGCGGCGGGGCTAG
- a CDS encoding flippase-like domain-containing protein, whose product MSRTVRLLAILAGMAVLVLLVWQVGLEALWSGSRAVGWLLIPILLLHAVVYGLNAVAWWITLAHEPNGPDFLTVFRITVVGFAINFISPVVNAGGEPYRAAALSAWLGTRRAAGSVLQYALLHAISSLLMWLTAVGFALLVGQISSSIRLALAGSATGISIALALVLTGHRHGFVGSLATGLARLRLGRFSHWLVAREAAFAAVDDQVTTLHRERPGRLALAVLVDYLSRWVAAVELLLVAYGLGIAVSIPAAMMISGLSALAVNLLFMMPWELGSREGSLYVFFALAGVPASVGLVAAVVTRIREFVWCGLGLALAGRSNHPNPEPPASN is encoded by the coding sequence ATGAGCCGGACCGTCCGCCTCCTTGCGATCCTGGCGGGGATGGCGGTGCTGGTTCTGCTGGTGTGGCAGGTTGGACTCGAGGCCCTGTGGTCGGGGTCCCGTGCCGTCGGATGGCTGTTGATCCCGATTCTCCTCTTGCACGCGGTCGTGTACGGTCTCAACGCCGTCGCATGGTGGATTACCCTTGCCCACGAACCGAACGGCCCCGACTTCCTGACCGTGTTTCGGATTACCGTGGTCGGTTTCGCCATCAACTTCATTTCGCCGGTGGTCAATGCCGGCGGTGAGCCGTACCGGGCCGCCGCCCTTTCCGCCTGGCTCGGCACCCGCCGGGCCGCCGGCTCCGTGCTCCAATACGCTCTGCTTCACGCCATCAGCTCCCTCTTGATGTGGCTGACGGCGGTGGGTTTTGCCCTGTTGGTCGGCCAGATCAGCAGCAGTATTCGCCTGGCCCTGGCCGGATCCGCCACCGGGATTTCGATCGCGCTCGCGCTGGTCCTCACCGGACATCGCCACGGCTTCGTCGGCAGCCTCGCGACCGGGCTGGCACGGCTTCGCCTCGGACGTTTCTCACACTGGCTAGTGGCCCGGGAAGCGGCGTTCGCGGCAGTCGACGACCAGGTCACGACCCTGCATCGGGAGCGGCCCGGGCGGTTGGCGCTCGCCGTACTGGTGGACTATCTGTCACGGTGGGTGGCGGCCGTTGAGCTGCTGCTGGTAGCCTACGGATTGGGCATCGCCGTCAGCATCCCGGCGGCCATGATGATCTCCGGCCTGTCGGCCCTCGCGGTGAACCTCCTCTTCATGATGCCCTGGGAACTCGGATCCCGTGAGGGGTCGCTCTATGTGTTCTTTGCCTTGGCCGGGGTGCCAGCGTCGGTCGGACTGGTCGCGGCGGTGGTTACCCGGATCCGAGAGTTTGTCTGGTGCGGGCTCGGACTGGCCCTTGCCGGACGATCGAACCACCCGAACCCCGAGCCACCAGCTTCGAACTGA
- a CDS encoding phosphatase PAP2 family protein, with product MTRTSMAEIRRPRGWLKHLAPLDVLTMVYVVSSFLIVTVQAAGAHSLRLSGMMFGSLVLAHVLLLVLVMLAVEARHRRTCSTPCLLAEWYPLVVLLAVYGSLDIINGPREAAAMSYDAVVQRWELVTFGRQLAHDWSRSRNGSAIATWPLSLAYLAFFPMVISAPAVLWWRGHFERARQTIFGISLAFFTCYLVFLLFPVAGPNYLWGWPTVSGQANLPAQMVRDLIDLGDSWGSAFPSSHVAGSMAAVLLAFRNWRPLGWTLLPFAIAILIGVVYFQVHYAVDVVAGLTIAVLATMASSRLCPLARPAI from the coding sequence GTGACCCGGACATCGATGGCGGAAATCCGCCGCCCTCGGGGCTGGCTCAAACACCTCGCGCCGCTCGACGTCCTCACCATGGTTTACGTGGTGAGTTCGTTTCTGATCGTCACGGTTCAAGCCGCCGGCGCCCACAGCCTGCGGCTTTCGGGCATGATGTTCGGGTCGCTCGTGCTTGCCCACGTCCTGCTGCTCGTGCTGGTGATGTTGGCGGTCGAGGCCCGGCACCGCCGCACCTGTTCGACGCCTTGTTTGCTGGCGGAGTGGTATCCGCTGGTGGTGCTGTTGGCGGTCTATGGCTCACTGGATATCATCAACGGACCCCGGGAAGCCGCCGCAATGTCCTACGACGCGGTCGTTCAGCGCTGGGAACTGGTCACCTTTGGTCGTCAGCTCGCCCATGACTGGAGTCGGTCCCGGAACGGGAGTGCCATCGCCACGTGGCCGCTGTCTCTGGCGTACCTCGCGTTCTTTCCGATGGTCATCTCGGCGCCAGCGGTGCTCTGGTGGCGAGGCCATTTCGAACGGGCTCGGCAGACCATCTTCGGCATTTCGCTGGCTTTCTTCACCTGCTATCTCGTATTTCTTCTCTTCCCGGTTGCCGGACCGAACTACTTGTGGGGCTGGCCGACGGTCAGCGGCCAGGCCAATCTCCCCGCCCAGATGGTCCGCGACCTCATTGACCTGGGCGACTCGTGGGGGTCGGCCTTTCCGTCGAGCCACGTCGCCGGTTCGATGGCGGCCGTGCTCCTGGCTTTTCGAAACTGGCGCCCCCTCGGCTGGACTCTGCTCCCGTTTGCGATCGCGATTCTCATCGGCGTGGTCTACTTCCAAGTCCACTATGCCGTGGATGTGGTGGCCGGACTGACGATTGCCGTGCTCGCCACCATGGCCTCTTCCCGCCTCTGCCCCTTGGCTCGCCCCGCGATATGA